CTGTGACGAACTCTTTCATCCCCTGTCTTGATTCATGAGACATCCTCTTCACAGCAACCTCTACATTCGACAAGGGAAGCACTCCTTTATATACTTTCCCAAAACCTCCTTCTCCAAGTAGGTGCTTGTTCTTAAACCCTCCGGTGGCATGGAACAAATCCTTGTACGAGAATCTGTGCGGACCAAACTCTTCCTCCCAGTCCTCACGCACCTCAGCATACTTCCGTCGTCTTCGCACAACTAGTGTGAAGAGTGCCTATAGAGAGGATCAACGTTGCAGTGGCTATTGGTAGGACGATTGCCAAGAGCTTGGACTGGGCCTTGGGACCAACAAGAGGCAACTTGGGAAGCTTGGAGATGTCAATGGATGGAGCTGGTCTATTCATCCCAAAGCTCCAGCCCAGCACATACTCACGGGTGTTGATGAGAGTAGCTATGGATGAGAATCCAATGTATGAAGCCGAGTCAGAGAGTACAGTTGAGAGATCATAGGTTGCAGAGAGCAGTGGCCTTGATGGTTTGCCCATGTTGATTGGAGCCAAGGTCACATTGATCTGCTTATCACCCTCATCATAGTCTACCCACAGTTGCATAGCCTTGTTGCCGTTCAGCGTCATGTTCTTGAAGGCACCACCCTCGTCTTCATAGAAGCCAGAGGTGCTGGATTTCAAGGAGACTGCACTGTTGATGTTGATACCGATGTGGTTGTCATTGATGTCTTGGAGCTCAGCATTTTTGTAGGTGTCGAGCTCAATCATGAAGATGTGTTTGTTTGCTTCACCATTGTTCTTCTCATTGAGGAGGCCAAAATACTTGGCGGCCCGTGCATCAGAGAAGTTCTTGGTGGGGGCGATGAAGAAAgccatgccatcagcgctcaggTCCGGGTacgtgatgaagatgctgaAAACTACATGGACTGAGAAGGATTGAACTTTACCACTGGATGACTTGCGGAAATGCAGAGGAGTTGGGTAGAAGGCATGACCGCTGAGAACAGCTGTGCCGTTGGACAGATCAAGGAGTCCGCCGTCTGTGACCATGGCACTGCCATCGAGGCTTAGGCTGGATTGGTTGAAGCCGGAGAAAATAAATTGATCATCGCTGAAGGCCAAGGTTGCAGCGATAAGAccaagctggaggaggaggaattgCTGAAGGAATGATGTATGCTTCATTGAAGGAACGCGTGTGACTTGCAAGCTGCAACTCAATGTGTGAGGCAAGTGTTTCGTGGCAACCAATGGTATATAGCTTGAGGTTGCACTGAGTGGTGCAGTATTTTATATCATAATTACCTTGCAGCATCCTACCAAGTCTACTCTCtgggtttcaactttcaaCATCTATCGTTGTCTAAACACTTTAATAGTTGATGGAGACAGCGATATTTGTTCAGGTTATTGTCAATCACATTTTAGAATTGATTTTAAGGAACACCTAACAAATATTACGGTGTCTAGATTAAGTTGCATAGCATGTAGTAAGACAGTGCCAGGTAGTTCAAATCAATTTCCTGGCATAGATGGGAGATGTGCATCAGGTGATGTATTTGTAGTGGTGCGTGTGGGTTGTAACTTATATGTCTCTGCTTTATACCCTTAAAATAACCTCCTACAAGAAGAAATTGCGTACTCATATAAGTTATGACTCCAAAAGTAAAGTTCTAAAAAGAACCACCAAATTTACCACAAAAAGCTAGAAATTCCCATGCAAGCGTTGTTTAGCATTTATGTTTTCATCCCAGATTTGTGAACACTATCAAACTTAACAAAAGGCTATGTCGAACTAAGACAATGATTCTGGGGTTCGTGGGGTTTTGTCGGAGATATGAAGATAGTAGATCTGAACATCGCTGTTCCGTTGCAGCAAAGGCAAAGGATCCTAATCAAACCAAAGGGACTGGAATAAAAGTAAACAATTCCATTTAAAGACAGAAAGTAACTGAAAATGAAGCTTCATGGAACTTGTAAAGCTTTGATGCATACCATGATATGGACAGTTTGTCCAAATAGTATTGCTGTCTGAGTTTCACTTGCGGAGATTGCCTAGGGTGGAGGGAACTTGGCATCTGATAACTCAGACTTTGGAGTATGAAAGGCCAGAAGCTGTAACCTTTTGTAGTCTTTTGTCATGcaaaatgaattaaaaataaaaaatacattaaAGATGGACAATAACTGAAAGGAAGCTTGATATTACGTGGCATGCTTTGATGCGTATGTACATATGGTCATGGTACAATTTGTCCAGACATTACTTTTTGTCTGACCGGGAGATACTGAGATTACCTAGGATCAAGGGAACTTGGCATTTAAGTACTCGAACTTCAGAGTACCAGGTCCAGAATAGCATTTACCGCAGATATCTTATGTACATTCAGTAGAAAATGGACTTGAAAATATGCTCTGTTTCTTGAAGAGGGTACCTAAAGAACATACACTTCGCTGGAGTTCGGTTGTCTTCGTAACCGGTTGCAGGGTGTTTGTTTAGCCTTCTATTCAGGCTGGGATGAAAGTACCATTAGaagtttcataaaaaaaagtgcaatTAAAAAAGAACACCCTCTTCACTGATGCGGCTTGAAGGAGTATGTATGCCTTTAAATCTACATGCATGAATGTACTCTTATTATTGAGACACATATGACGGATAGGACTTTATTTTAAAAAGAGATGGATAGATATGTGATCTAGTAGTATTCCTCACCCACCAAAGAGACAGTAATATTTTTCTATGATTGAGTTATAGTAGTCTTGATTGCATtcaatttgaaaaaaataatcttgaTTGCATTCTGTGGGAAACCTGTGTAGCCTTAAGTATGAGGACTCTTTGAAGCGTACCAAATTTTCTCTGGTTTCCTGTTTAGCCACCCTTGCAGAACGTCATCTCAAAATAATATGTCAAGTCacaaagaaaagagaacaGGAAACATTCAATGTCTTGTGCCTGTAGACTTTGATTCTTGTTGCCTCTGAAGTTGCTTTCATGACATGACTCTGATGTTGTCCTTTGAATCCATTTATATTGCAGTCTTAATTGCATTCgagttgaaaaaaataatctttgATTGCATTCTGTGGAAAACCTGTGTAGCCTTAAGTACGAGGACTCTTTGAAGcctaccaattttttttttggtttccaGTTTAGCCACCCTTGCAGAAACTGCATCTCAAAATAATACTCACTTCacaaagaaaagggaaaaagaaacattCAATGTCTTGTGCCTGTAGACTTTGATTCTGACATGCCTACGATATCGATGTTGTCCTTTGGGTCACATTCATGTCGCAGTCTGAGTTGGGCATCAAGTGATGTTTTTTAATTTCAACCTTTCAAGACAATATATATGAACTAACTGAATGGTgatgattttgtttccttttttttgttcttgcaaGGATTGAATTGTTTTCTATAATATTCATATGTTCTAAATACGCCAGTGTTATAATTTAGAGTACTCTATAATTTAATTAGCATAAATTTTCCTTTCCATCTTCCACGGAATTGAGACTGATTTTTACGGAACGTTTAGATTTGGTGTACCTTTTTAAATTATTAGTTATGCCAAAACTGCAAAGAATCTTAGGTATTCATACATTGGTAGCCAAATTCTGGTGTTTTAACCATTACCACCAAAATTGTTTATTAATGCACGACTGACATTCTTGGCAGATAGAATACTGGTAGATGGATGCATCATATACTGGTCTACTGGCCAATACTTCTTCCACAATCGACTGTTCGTATGAATCAAATTTCACAAATCGGAGATTTCTGGGGGGATAAACAAGTTGCATCTAGCTTGGTTTTTCTTCTCggttttttttatccatcTGGCCTTATGATTCTCCCAGATGCCACATATGAACTGTTATAATAAAAGCAAGTATGCTCCATATGAATGTTAAATACACTTGTTGGCAGAAGACCTTATAAAAATCTAAAGCTAGTGTTTTTTGGTACCGGTGACGTCAATCAACtaggagtttttttttctcacaacAAACCAAGATGTTACAGGAAGGTTCTCACCAGAATACACATCATATCTaaccaaacaaacaagcacACAATGTTTTTACAGACAACCCAAAATATCCTTAAGGTATATAGGCTTCCCATACATGCCACATCACACTTGCAgtctacatatatatattcctTAGGGTACGttataaaatatatttgcTTATTACACATGACAAAAAACAtgctcatcttcctcctgAGACGTGGGACATTGTGCCAATGCTTGTAGTCGACGAAGGATAGGAGGCGATGTATGGATCAAACCCTTCATTTTGCACCACGAACCCTTCGTTTTGCATCAAGGCTAGCAACTCCAAGCTTAACCCTGGAAGTTCAATTTCCCCATCTAGGTATTGCATGACTTGCCGCATGCTAGGCCTTGCATTGGCAAATGGGTGTGAGCATAGCAATCCAATCTTCAGCGCCAAGCTTGCCTCACCAACATCATACCTCCCTTCTAGACTAGCATCCACTGTATCACCAAATGATCCTTTTTGCGCCTTGTCGATCACCCAATCGACTAACACGAGCTGACTGTCTTGTGTGTTTTGCTGATCGACAGGCCTTTTTCCACAGGTGACCTCAAGGACGAATATGCCGAAGGCAAAGACATCAGTAAGAGGGGTGGCATTTCTGCTTCGTGCTAGCTCTGGAGCTAGGTAACCTATGGTGCCAACTACATGTGTAGTCTGTGGGTCAATGCCATGATCGTACAACCTTGCAAGGCCAAAATCACCCAATCGTCCATTCATCTCGTCATCAAGGAGCACATTGCTTGCCTTGATGTCTCGGTGAACAACCACTTTTTCCCACTCCTCATGGAGATAAAGCAAGCCAGATGCAATTCCCCTGATGATCCGAAACCTTTGAGCCCAAGTCAACACGTCGTTATCCTTTTTGCCATAGAGACACTTATCAAGGCTTCCGTTGGGCATGTACTCATAAACTAAGAGGAGTTCACCTTTGCGCCGACAATAACCAAGCAACTGTACAAGGTTACGGTTTTGAAGGCGACCTATGCTGACGATTTCTGCGATGAACTCCTTCATGCCTTGCTTGGAATCATGCGAAACCCTCTTGACTGCTACCTTCAATCTGGATCTGGGAAGCACCCCTTTGTACACCCTCCCAAATCCTCCAACTCCTAAAAGGTTCTTATTCTCAAATCCTCCTGTTGCATTGAACAAATCCTTGTATGAGAACCGGTGTGGGCCGAACTCCATCTCCCAGTCGTCCCGCACCTCTGCGTACCTTAAATGCCTCCTTACAAGAAGGAAAGCTATGGCAATCAAAGACAGGATGACCGCTGCCGTTGCAACCGGCAGAACTATCTCTAACACCCAGAATCGACTGTCCTTGGGATGATTCCGTGGAAGCTTTGGAAGCATGGTGACATTGATGACTGGAGCAGGACTGTTCATGGCGAAGCTCCAACCCAGCACATAGTGTCGTGTGTGGATCTTGCCTGTTGAAGATGAGAAGCCGATGTATGCCACATCTTTGAGCACATCTGAGAGGTTGTGCCTGGCTGACACGGTTGGTCTCTTGGGCTTGGTGGCCATGTCAAGAGTGGCC
This is a stretch of genomic DNA from Brachypodium distachyon strain Bd21 chromosome 1, Brachypodium_distachyon_v3.0, whole genome shotgun sequence. It encodes these proteins:
- the LOC104582327 gene encoding LOW QUALITY PROTEIN: uncharacterized protein LOC104582327 (The sequence of the model RefSeq protein was modified relative to this genomic sequence to represent the inferred CDS: inserted 2 bases in 1 codon), whose amino-acid sequence is MNPSMPLLLPSSMAMSNMKSTSLLFLKLLYILLNAPSIIAGDVDNHRFVYSGFANASLTLNGTASVTPSGLLELTNGTIMSMGHAFYPAPLRLRDSPNSTVQSFSAFFVFGIISIYDLSSHGLTMLVAPSNDFSKATAVQYLGLFNGSNNGNTTNNIFAIELDTWPNSEFGDINNNHVGIDINSLSSVQSHPAGFFNDQDGTFKNLSLTSQEAMQVWVDYDREKTQVNVTMATLDMATKPKRPTVSARHNLSDVLKDVAYIGFSSSTGKIHTRHYVLGWSFAMNSPAPVINVTMLPKLPRNHPKDSRFWVLEIVLPVATAAVILSLIAIAFLLVRRHLRYAEVRDDWEMEFGPHRFSYKDLFNATGGFENKNLLGVGGFGRVYKGVLPRSRLKVAVKRVSHDSKQGMKEFIAEIVSIGRLQNRNLVQLLGYCRRKGELLLVYEYMPNGSLDKCLYGKKDNDVLTWAQRFRIIRGIASGLLYLHEEWEKVVVHRDIKASNVLLDDEMNGRLGDFGLARLYDHGIDPQTTHVVGTIGYLAPELARSRNATPLTDVFAFGIFVLEVTCGKRPVDQQNTQDSQLVLVDWVIDKAQKGSFGDTVDASLEGRYDVGEASLALKIGLLCSHPFANARPSMRQVMQYLDGEIELPGLSLELLALMQNEGFHTSFLQQFLLLQLGLIAATLAFSDDQFIFSGFNQSSLSLDGSAMVTDGGLLDLSNGTAVLSGHAFYPTPLHFRKSSSGKVQSFSVHVVFSIFITYPDLSADGMAFFIAPTKNFSDARAAKYFGLLNEKNNGEANKHIFMIELDTYKNAELQDINDNHIGININSAVSLKSSTSGFYEDEGGAFKNMTLNGNKAMQLWVDYDEGDKQINVTLAPINMGKPSRPLLSATYDLSTVLSDSASYIGFSSIATLINTREYVLGWSFGMNRPAPSIDISKLPKLPLVGPKAQSKLLAIVLPIATATLILSIGTXFTLVVRRRRKYAEVREDWEEEFGPHRFSYKDLFHATGGFKNKHLLGEGGFGKVYKGVLPLSNVEVAVKRMSHESRQGMKEFVTEVVSIGRLRHRNLVQLLGYCRRKGELFLVYNYMPNGSLDKYLHFEEHKVILNWVQRFRVIKGIATGLLYLHEKWEKIVIHRDIKASNVLLDGEMNGRLGDFGLARLYDHGTDPQTTHMVGTKGYLAPELLRTGKASPQTDVFAFGMFLLEVACGQKPVKKNAEGNEVFLVDWVLEHWKNGLVTKTVDTRLQGDYNVDEACLVLKLGLLCLHPLPSSRPRMREVMQYLDGDMPLPELRQTELSLNMAALMKNNGLNSSSVSYPQLTLSFGTVSGLSGGR